Proteins from a genomic interval of Desulfovibrio piger:
- a CDS encoding BTB/POZ domain-containing protein KCTD2, which produces MKKLWLLLACALLLSTTSLASAACSPEEAQKKANEFAAAVQKKSQADPQGYAKIMQELQPQLLKLQQEQNLENMCKFYDDALEKLK; this is translated from the coding sequence ATGAAAAAACTTTGGCTCCTGCTGGCCTGCGCCCTGCTCCTGTCCACCACCTCCCTCGCGTCGGCTGCCTGCTCTCCTGAGGAAGCTCAGAAGAAAGCCAACGAATTCGCTGCCGCCGTCCAGAAAAAATCCCAGGCTGACCCCCAGGGCTACGCCAAGATCATGCAGGAACTGCAGCCCCAACTGCTGAAACTCCAGCAGGAACAGAATCTGGAAAATATGTGCAAGTTCTATGATGATGCGCTGGAAAAGCTGAAGTAG
- a CDS encoding helix-turn-helix domain-containing protein yields MKNARIRLGQEILRRRKAMGITQEELASRMGVSRQSVAKWETGLSSPDIDRLALLRDMLQTSLDELIAPAGRELIPEPVPPAEDSVRPAPAGPVRNLRLLPLILGTLLFCCGLGGLAALWVLSRLHPVRLVDWDGSLHTGLEGYLMTTGLWPVLLLACILLGCGSLTLLYLWGTRRKNS; encoded by the coding sequence ATGAAAAACGCACGGATCCGACTTGGGCAGGAGATCCTGCGCCGACGCAAAGCCATGGGCATAACGCAGGAAGAACTGGCCTCCCGTATGGGTGTTTCGCGCCAGTCCGTTGCCAAATGGGAAACAGGCCTGTCGTCCCCGGACATCGACCGGCTTGCCCTGCTGCGGGACATGCTGCAGACGAGTCTTGATGAACTCATCGCTCCCGCAGGCCGGGAGCTCATTCCCGAACCTGTCCCTCCTGCGGAAGACAGCGTGCGCCCGGCACCTGCCGGGCCCGTGCGCAACCTCCGGCTCCTTCCCCTGATCCTGGGCACGCTGCTGTTCTGCTGCGGCCTGGGCGGGTTGGCGGCCCTGTGGGTACTCTCCCGCTTGCATCCTGTCCGTCTCGTGGACTGGGATGGCTCCTTGCATACAGGCCTGGAAGGGTACCTGATGACGACCGGCCTCTGGCCTGTCCTGCTGCTGGCCTGCATCCTGCTTGGCTGCGGCAGCCTTACGCTGCTTTATCTGTGGGGCACGCGCAGAAAAAACAGCTGA